From the genome of Synergistaceae bacterium:
TCTTCACGACCGTCTCGCTCCCCTCCGACGCCGCCTCCGCCATGTCGGTGGAGTTCTTGTCGGCGTTCGAAGCGAGGGTCTGGGCTATCTGTATAAGGCTGCTCATCTCGAGCATCACCTTGGAGGATTCGATAGCGTTCGCACGTCCTTCCCGGGTCTGCTCGGCCAGCTTCGCGTTGCTCTCTGCGACCTCGGCGGTCGTGCTGGTGACCTCCTCCGTCGACGCGGCCGTCTCCTCGGAGATCGCCGACAGGTGGACCGACTTGTCCTTTAGGTCGCGGATCATGTCTCGCTGAACGGAGATCATCTCGGCCAAAGCGTCCGCCATCAGCCCGAGTTCGTCGCGGTTGACTATCCGGAAGTCCTCGCGGTCGATGGTGAAGTCTCCGTCCCGCGCCCTCGCGGCCAGCTCCTGCACCCTGCGCAACGGCCCGGTGATGCTGCGCGTCATGATGAAGGCCACGGCGGCGCCCAGCACCACAGCTACGAGGACGGCCGCGACGATGAATCCGATCGTGGTCCCGAGGCTGCTCACCGTGTCGTTCGCTATCCTGACAGTGGCGTCGGTAGCTGTCTGCTGCAGATTGAGCGCAACTCCGGCGACGTTGATCCCGGCCTCGTCGCGCTTCTTGCCCAGTTCCTCAAGATCCCTCCAGGCGGCCAGCATTCTCTCCATGGTCGCCTGGTAGTCGTCCGCCGCCTTCTGGATGTTGTCGAGCTGGTCGAGGTTGACCTTCTGGACGGTGACCTTGCGGATCTCGGCGATATTGCCCCCTATCTCCTTGAAGCGCTCGATCCCTCTCTCGATCCGCGACGTGTCGCGCAGCGCCTGTCCCCTGAAGTTGTCCAGCCGGACGGCGGTGCCGCCCTCGGAGATCCCGTCTATCAGAACCAGCTTGTCCAGTCGCTCCGCTAGGGCCTCCTCCCCCAGATTAAGCCTTATCTCCTCGTGCATTGTCTTGAGCTGCGACTCGAAGAAGGCCTCGGTGTTGTCGACGAATGCACGCGCCGCCACGTCCGCCGCCGCCCTGATCTCAAGGATATCCTTGACCGAATCCTCGGTGAGCTTCATCATGTCGTCGTACTCGTTCAGGCTGGCCTCGACCTTCGGGAGATCCTCGCGCAGCCTGACGAGCCTCGGGGACTTGGCCGCGTGTTCCGTCGCCTCCCCGAGGTACTTCCTCGCGTTAGCGGCGTGCATGCGCCCGGCATCGTCGTACCTCTGCTCGTAGGTGTCCCCGAAGCTCCTCATCTCGTAGACCATGTCCTTGATCGAGTCGAGTACGTCGCCCGCGATGTTGGACTCCGGTACGTACTGCTCGGCCAATGCATCAGCCTCGTTCC
Proteins encoded in this window:
- a CDS encoding methyl-accepting chemotaxis protein — encoded protein: MFRNIKIGAKLALSFGVLLLIFAGVGALSWVNMNSVRNEADALAEQYVPESNIAGDVLDSIKDMVYEMRSFGDTYEQRYDDAGRMHAANARKYLGEATEHAAKSPRLVRLREDLPKVEASLNEYDDMMKLTEDSVKDILEIRAAADVAARAFVDNTEAFFESQLKTMHEEIRLNLGEEALAERLDKLVLIDGISEGGTAVRLDNFRGQALRDTSRIERGIERFKEIGGNIAEIRKVTVQKVNLDQLDNIQKAADDYQATMERMLAAWRDLEELGKKRDEAGINVAGVALNLQQTATDATVRIANDTVSSLGTTIGFIVAAVLVAVVLGAAVAFIMTRSITGPLRRVQELAARARDGDFTIDREDFRIVNRDELGLMADALAEMISVQRDMIRDLKDKSVHLSAISEETAASTEEVTSTTAEVAESNAKLAEQTREGRANAIESSKVMLEMSSLIQIAQTLASNADKNSTDMAEAASEGSETVVKTIDTMENIKDSVRETEEQLRQLDTYSQRIGVVGDTITGLADQTNLLALNAAIEAARAGEAGRGFAVVAEEVRKLAEQSQEGAREVADLVEKILEGTRSAVSSMQKSREGVEDGVSVAHVAGQALERIQKAVDSSIHDVRRIITTTDEEVAKSERVIELIDLTASVMETTDDHVQNLAASMEETAAAMENVATGSQEVSETSEELKHMTERFVVDRDDEDHQDHREALPAPGRD